One part of the Solanum dulcamara chromosome 3, daSolDulc1.2, whole genome shotgun sequence genome encodes these proteins:
- the LOC129883604 gene encoding uncharacterized protein LOC129883604, whose product MEFSVTPTLKNERLFAKLDSGCYGFKEDDDFGGNIKGGGGGCCGGDGAGEEGGNSGSGGGRKRGSAGGKRGESGDDKGIKGRIGGGEGGDSNRRARDGGGRRVEWDGVGGRGRGGMENIRVFL is encoded by the exons ATGGAGTTCAGTGTAACTCCTACACTGAAAAATGAGAGGCTATTTGCCAAGCTAGACTCT GGTTGTTATGGATTCAAAGAAGATGATGATTTTGGTGGTAACATTAAAGGTGGAGGTGGTGGTTGTTGTGGAGGCGACGGTGCAGGAGAAGAAGGTGGCAACAGTGGTAGTGgaggaggaagaaaaagaggaagtGCTGGTGGTAAAAGAGGAGAAAGTGGTGATGATAAAGGAATAAAGGGAAGAATTGGTGGTGGTGAAGGTGGTGACAGCAACAGAAGGGCAAGGGATGGCGGCGGCAGAAGGGTAGAGTGGGATGGTGTAGGGGGTAGGGGGAGGGGTGGGATGGAAAATATAAGAGTTTTTTTGTAA
- the LOC129881684 gene encoding GDSL esterase/lipase At4g28780-like, translating to MANPGFATTLAICLAVVTATFVTYSEGAPRAFFVFGDSLVDNGNNNYLATTARADSPPYGIDYPTHSPTGRFSNGLNLPDLISEKLGAEPTLPYLDPALKGDKLLVGANFASAGIGILNDTGIQFVNIIRIHDQLDLFQQYQQRVSGVIGAEQTKRLVNDALVLITLGGNDYVNNYFLTPISPRQIQYNIQDYSRVVITEYRNILTRLHDLGARRVLVTGTGPLGCVPAELAMWSSNGECAKELQQAAKIFNSLLVQMTKRLNQQLSSDIFVAVNAMEMQNDFFTKPKEFGFVTSKIACCGQGPYNGLGLCTTASNLCTNRDEYAFWDAFHPTEKANKIIVKTILTGSDKYITPMNLSTIMAIDSL from the exons ATGGCTAATCCAGGTTTTGCTACCACCTTAGCTATTTGTCTGGCTGTGGTCACTGCAACTTTTGTTACTTATTCTGAGGGTGCACCTCGTGCTTTTTTTGTGTTTGGAGACTCACTTGTTGACAATGGCAACAACAACTACTTGGCAACCACTGCCCGAGCTGATTCTCCACCTTATGGCATTGATTATCCAACTCATAGTCCTACTGGCCGTTTCTCCAATGGCTTAAACCTTCCTGATCTTATAA GCGAAAAACTTGGCGCTGAGCCAACATTACCGTACTTGGACCCTGCGCTTAAAGGAGACAAGTTGCTAGTTGGAGCAAATTTTGCTTCTGCTGGAATTGGAATCCTTAACGACACTGGGATACAGTTT GTGAATATAATAAGAATCCACGATCAACTAGACTTGTTCCAACAATACCAGCAGCGGGTGAGTGGTGTTATAGGGGCCGAACAAACAAAGCGGCTAGTGAATGATGCGCTTGTCCTAATTACTCTGGGTGGCAATGACTATGTCAACAACTACTTCCTAACACCAATTTCCCCCAGACAAATTCAGTATAACATCCAGGATTACTCTCGTGTCGTTATTACCGAGTACCGCAACATTTTGACG AGACTACATGATCTTGGAGCTAGAAGAGTCCTAGTGACAGGAACTGGACCACTTGGCTGTGTCCCAGCAGAGCTAGCCATGTGGAGCTCAAATGGGGAATGTGCTAAGGAACTTCAACAAGCTGCAAAAATTTTCAACTCTCTCCTTGTCCAAATGACTAAACGTCTCAACCAACAACTGTCCTCTGATATCTTTGTTGCTGTCAATGCCATGGAAATGCAGAACGACTTCTTCACCAAGCCCAAAGAATTTG GTTTTGTTACATCAAAGATAGCATGTTGTGGACAAGGACCTTACAACGGACTTGGACTATGCACAACTGCATCAAATCTATGCACCAACAGAGATGAATATGCGTTTTGGGATGCTTTCCATCCAACAGAAAAGGCGAACAAGATCATTGTTAAAACTATTCTTACTGGTTCTGACAAGTACATCACACCTATGAATTTAAGCACCATTATGGCCATCGATTCTCTCTAG